The following are encoded together in the Triticum dicoccoides isolate Atlit2015 ecotype Zavitan chromosome 6B, WEW_v2.0, whole genome shotgun sequence genome:
- the LOC119323795 gene encoding uncharacterized protein LOC119323795, with protein sequence MALRLINPSRKPLLHVPRPSSSSFSSSSSSSNNNSPPFXXXPPPPSDDPGYPPPNHGEGPQRPAASSIFLDIRERLKSSPAPPPPRRIPANPLRPGGAPAAPSVGLDDVKRSLESFRAGSPRLSGPGVGGGGANPSFQDLLKNSAAAPAGRPQGGGAPNAGGGKPFSFSFDSIRESIRKIDPQQERQRQPPLRFLNNTPDNIFGREMRQRAGKPQPGEGKEDEDDGVFLANEYNPEQLGQMLRELRPADAGKDGKEWFSLQELQGRIAKIAEQERAQADPRYGGEFGYLRQTLTSLHKDQKGQKKHVTNVQQMSIFANIGGKPLPEYMLSNLPPQEELLERYFHPDHMSGEEKMKLELQKVRDEFKMSENDCGSARVQIAQLTLKIKHLSSVLHKKDKHSRKGLQDMVQRRKKYLKYLRRTDWDSYCLVLSKLGLRDTPEYKAPDYKKTQPTKAQSKKSKSKSKRKRKMKA encoded by the exons atggcgctCCGGCTGATCAATCCGAGCAGGAAGCCCCTCCTCCACGTGccccgcccctcctcctcctccttctcctcctcctcgtcctcctccaacAACAACAGCCCCCCCTTC NNNNNNNNNCCGCCGCCGCCCTCCGACGACCCCGGCTACCCGCCCCCGAACCACGGCGAGGGCCCCcagaggccggccgcctcctcgatCTTCCTCGACATCCGCGAGCGCCTCAAGTCGTCCccggcgccgcccccgccgcgccgGATCCCGGCCAACCCGCTCCGCCCCGGCGGGGCGCCCGCGGCCCCCTCCGTCGGCCTCGACGACGTCAAGCGCAGCCTCGAGTCCTTCCGCGCCGGCTCCCCCCGCTTATCCGGCCCCGGCGTTGGCGGCGGTGGCGCCAACCCGTCGTTCCAGGACTTGCTCAAGAACAGCGCCGCCGCCCCGGCGGGTCGCCCCCAGGGAGGAGGAGCCCCCAACGCCGGCGGCGGCAAGCCGTTCAGCTTCAGCTTCGATTCCATCCGCGAGAGCATCCGCAAGATCGACCCGCAGCAGGAGAGGCAGCGCCAGCCGCCTTTGCGGTTCCTGAACAATACCCCGGACAACATCTTCGGGAGGGAGATGCGCCAGAGGGCCGGGAAGCCGCAGCCCGGGGAGGGGAAGGAAGACGAGGACGACGGCGTTTTTCTCGCGAATGAATACAATCCCGAACAGCTTGGGCAGATGCTCAGGGAGCTCCGGCCGGCGGACGCAGGGAAGGACGGGAAGGAGTGGTTCTCTCTCCAGGAGCTGCAGGGGCGGATCGCCAAGATCGCGGAGCAGGAGAGGGCCCAGGCTGACCCGCGGTATGGCGGCGAGTTTGGTTATCTCCGGCAGACCTTAACGAGCCTCCATAAAGATCAGAAAGGGCAGAAGAAGCATGTTACAAATG TCCAGCAAATGTCAATATTTGCAAACATTGGTGGAAAGCCGCTGCCGGAGTACATGCTGAGCAATCTTCCGCCGCAGGAGGAGTTGCTAGAGAGG TATTTCCATCCTGACCACATGTCAGGcgaagagaagatgaaattggagctTCAGAAGGTGAGGGATGAGTTCAAGATGTCCGAGAATGACTGTGGTTCTGCACGAGTTCAAA TAGCCCAACTGACGCTAAAAATCAAGCACTTGTCATCTGTTCTACACAAAAAG GATAAGCACTCTCGAAAGGGGCTCCAGGACATGGTCCAGAGGAGGAAGAAGTACCTCAAGTACCTGCGCAGGACCGACTGGGACTCGTACTGCCTCGTCCTGTCGAAGCTGGGGCTCCGCGACACGCCCGAGTACAAGGCGCCCGACTACAAGAAGACCCAGCCGACCAAGGCGCAGTCGaagaagagcaagagcaagagcaagaggaaGAGAAAGATGAAGGCGTAG